The proteins below come from a single Marinobacter bohaiensis genomic window:
- a CDS encoding 5-formyltetrahydrofolate cyclo-ligase, whose product MADTVTRFPTPVPASANRRQLRRTLRQRRRALSDSQQRAAARGLIVQLMRYFGLSRARHIGLYLPNDGEVDPRAFIEQARRRRLSVYLPVLHPVLGNQLWFYRLDPRTRLRRNRFGIPEPARRNAPRRAPWALDAVLMPLVGFDDCGGRLGMGGGFYDRTFAFKRQAYARPPALIGLAHDEQEVESLPVQTWDVPMSRVITPTRQIVCQKQASGTGNVAGKTGVQRHPRLRFGRYPWADRRQGRRRLGRIPR is encoded by the coding sequence ATGGCCGACACTGTGACCCGATTTCCCACCCCCGTCCCGGCAAGCGCCAACCGCAGACAGCTCCGCCGCACCCTGCGCCAGCGTCGACGGGCCCTGTCCGACAGCCAGCAACGGGCCGCCGCCCGGGGCCTGATCGTTCAGTTGATGCGCTATTTCGGCCTGTCCCGGGCCCGCCACATCGGCCTGTACCTGCCCAACGATGGTGAAGTCGATCCACGCGCGTTTATCGAACAGGCACGCCGACGCCGGCTGAGCGTTTATTTGCCGGTCCTGCACCCGGTGCTGGGCAACCAGCTCTGGTTCTATCGCCTGGACCCGCGCACGCGATTGCGGCGCAATCGTTTCGGGATTCCCGAGCCCGCCAGGCGCAACGCGCCCCGCCGCGCACCTTGGGCATTGGACGCGGTGCTGATGCCGCTGGTGGGCTTTGATGATTGTGGCGGCCGGCTGGGTATGGGGGGCGGCTTCTACGACCGGACCTTTGCCTTCAAACGGCAGGCGTACGCGCGACCGCCGGCGCTGATTGGCCTGGCGCACGACGAACAGGAAGTGGAAAGCCTGCCGGTGCAGACGTGGGACGTGCCCATGTCCAGGGTGATCACCCCGACGCGACAGATTGTCTGTCAAAAGCAGGCTTCGGGAACCGGAAACGTAGCCGGAAAAACGGGAGTTCAACGCCACCCCCGACTGCGCTTTGGGCGCTACCCATGGGCCGACAGACGTCAGGGTCGACGGCGTCTCGGCCGGATACCGCGTTAA
- a CDS encoding DUF6538 domain-containing protein, producing the protein MTALRIRSSLHRRPLTTNFQYRKQLLKALRPYFGKSEIKKSIGTSDPVVARIRHCAPIANENFTTASINQR; encoded by the coding sequence GTGACTGCTCTCCGCATCAGATCAAGCCTGCATCGACGTCCCTTGACCACAAACTTCCAATATCGAAAGCAGCTCCTCAAAGCTTTGCGACCCTATTTTGGGAAGAGCGAGATCAAGAAGAGCATAGGTACATCCGACCCAGTTGTCGCCCGCATCCGTCACTGTGCCCCAATTGCCAACGAGAACTTCACTACGGCGAGTATAAATCAGCGTTAG
- a CDS encoding cell division protein ZapA has translation MSDTPTTVEVSILDKSFLVACPDDARDELKEAARHLDSKMREIRASGKVFGTERIAVMAALNITHELLQHNLSDKAARILEQMDHRLDDALGE, from the coding sequence ATGTCGGACACCCCCACCACGGTCGAAGTCAGCATCCTCGACAAGTCCTTCCTGGTCGCCTGCCCGGACGACGCCCGGGACGAACTGAAGGAAGCCGCCCGTCACCTGGACAGTAAGATGCGCGAGATCCGCGCCAGCGGAAAGGTCTTTGGCACCGAGCGGATTGCCGTCATGGCAGCACTCAACATCACCCACGAGCTGCTGCAGCACAATCTCTCCGATAAAGCGGCCCGTATCCTGGAACAAATGGACCATCGCCTGGACGACGCTCTGGGCGAGTGA
- a CDS encoding TIGR02449 family protein, whose protein sequence is MDQSELQALADKVDRLIARCEKLEQENASMRQTQDDWNRERAQLMQKNDLARNKIEAMIGRLRALEQH, encoded by the coding sequence ATGGATCAGTCTGAATTGCAGGCTCTTGCCGACAAGGTGGACCGCCTGATTGCTCGTTGTGAGAAGTTGGAGCAGGAAAACGCTTCCATGCGTCAGACGCAGGATGACTGGAACCGCGAACGCGCCCAGCTCATGCAGAAGAACGACCTGGCCCGCAACAAGATTGAAGCGATGATCGGCCGCCTCAGGGCCCTGGAGCAACACTGA
- a CDS encoding ABC transporter permease, which translates to MSPVHFLSLALSSLWHRRGLLGLVVLTLTLSVTLMLGVQYLRTEVKDTFSRTISGTDLIIGARAGQLNLLLYTVFHMGDATNNIRWSTFETLADDERIDWLVPISLGDSYEGYRVVGTSEAFPKHFRYGRDQRLALHQGAWFSDLFDVVLGATVARETGHGLGDRITLAHGTGSVSFMKHDTMPFAVSGVLAPTGTPVDRAVYISLAGMEAIHVGWQAGVPIPGRTPSADAVRERDLTPDAITAAYAGIGRKVLTFQVQRAINESDLEPLSAILPGVALSELWRLMGQFEKALVLLSGFVVVISLVGLIAVLLAIQRQRQREIAILRAVGASPLLIAGLYALECVLLALLACALALLFGAVLLQALAPWLLSQWGIALSLRWPDSQEWLLLGAVPVLALLVSLAPAWQAYRGSLSEGLSESA; encoded by the coding sequence ATGAGCCCCGTGCATTTCCTGTCCCTGGCGCTGTCCAGCCTCTGGCACCGGCGCGGCCTGCTCGGGCTGGTGGTGCTGACGCTGACCTTGAGCGTGACGCTGATGCTCGGCGTCCAGTACCTGCGCACCGAGGTGAAAGACACCTTCAGCCGCACCATCAGCGGCACCGACCTGATCATCGGCGCCCGCGCCGGCCAGCTGAACCTGTTGTTGTACACCGTGTTCCACATGGGCGATGCCACCAACAACATCCGCTGGAGCACCTTCGAGACGCTCGCCGACGACGAGCGCATCGACTGGCTGGTGCCCATTTCCCTCGGCGACAGCTACGAAGGCTACCGCGTGGTAGGAACCAGCGAGGCGTTCCCGAAACATTTCCGCTATGGCCGGGACCAGCGTTTGGCCCTGCACCAGGGCGCCTGGTTCAGCGACCTGTTCGACGTGGTGCTGGGCGCCACGGTTGCCCGGGAAACGGGCCACGGACTCGGCGACCGCATCACCCTGGCCCACGGTACCGGCAGCGTCAGCTTCATGAAGCACGACACCATGCCGTTCGCGGTGTCCGGCGTCCTCGCCCCGACCGGCACCCCGGTCGACCGCGCGGTCTACATCAGCCTGGCGGGCATGGAGGCCATCCACGTGGGCTGGCAGGCGGGCGTCCCGATTCCCGGGCGCACCCCCAGCGCGGATGCCGTGCGCGAGCGGGACCTGACGCCGGACGCCATCACCGCCGCCTACGCCGGCATCGGGCGCAAGGTGCTGACCTTCCAGGTCCAGCGCGCCATCAACGAGTCTGACCTGGAGCCGCTCAGCGCTATCCTGCCCGGCGTCGCCCTGAGCGAGCTCTGGCGCCTGATGGGCCAGTTCGAGAAGGCCCTGGTGCTGCTCAGCGGCTTTGTCGTCGTCATCAGTCTGGTGGGCCTGATCGCCGTGTTGCTGGCGATCCAGCGCCAACGCCAGCGGGAGATCGCCATCCTGCGGGCGGTGGGTGCGTCGCCATTACTGATTGCCGGTCTATACGCCCTGGAGTGCGTGCTGCTTGCGCTGCTCGCCTGTGCCCTGGCGCTGCTGTTTGGTGCCGTGCTGCTCCAGGCGCTGGCGCCCTGGCTGCTGTCCCAGTGGGGCATTGCCCTGAGCCTGCGCTGGCCCGACTCGCAGGAATGGTTGCTGCTCGGCGCGGTCCCGGTCCTGGCGTTGCTGGTCTCTCTGGCCCCGGCCTGGCAGGCCTACCGCGGCAGTCTCAGCGAAGGCCTGTCGGAGAGCGCCTGA
- a CDS encoding ATP-binding cassette domain-containing protein — MTARPRPPLIEALDLSYRWPGTERALTFPDLLLAPGEHLFLRGPSGSGKSTLLALLAGLSLPDDGVLRLGDRALPELSRRARDRLRADRMGVIFQQFNLVPYLSVVDNVTLPCRLSKTRAGRARPDPQREARRLLTALDVDEALWSRPVTRLSVGQQQRVACARALIGQPDLVLADEPTSALDADNRDRFIELLMQQCRASETALVFVSHDRALASLFDRSLDLARTPEAAA; from the coding sequence ATGACCGCCCGCCCCCGGCCACCGCTGATCGAGGCACTGGACCTGAGTTACCGCTGGCCCGGCACCGAGCGCGCGCTGACCTTTCCCGACCTGCTACTGGCACCGGGCGAGCACCTGTTCCTGCGCGGCCCCAGTGGCAGCGGCAAAAGCACCCTGCTGGCGTTGCTGGCCGGTCTGAGCCTGCCGGACGACGGCGTCCTCCGATTAGGCGACCGCGCTCTCCCCGAACTGAGCCGCCGCGCCCGGGACCGACTGCGGGCGGATCGCATGGGCGTGATTTTCCAGCAGTTCAACCTGGTGCCTTATCTGAGCGTGGTGGATAACGTCACCCTGCCCTGCCGGTTGTCGAAAACCCGCGCCGGTCGCGCCCGGCCCGATCCGCAGCGGGAAGCGCGGCGACTGCTGACAGCGCTCGACGTGGACGAGGCGCTCTGGTCACGCCCGGTGACCCGCCTCAGCGTGGGGCAGCAGCAGCGGGTCGCCTGCGCCCGGGCCCTGATCGGACAGCCCGACCTGGTGCTGGCCGACGAGCCCACGTCGGCGCTGGATGCCGACAATCGCGACCGTTTCATCGAACTACTGATGCAACAGTGCCGGGCCAGCGAGACCGCGCTGGTGTTTGTCAGCCACGATCGCGCCCTGGCGAGCCTGTTCGACCGGAGCCTGGATCTGGCCCGCACCCCGGAGGCCGCCGCATGA
- a CDS encoding DUF3299 domain-containing protein codes for MLRAFCSLVVALLLAVGQPVSAEEAWPEVDWLDLMPAEDLALLENLPEIEHQGNGPVTLPDEIMTGRTVPEYDHRRVRIPGFVVPLKVDNDQRIYEFFLVPYYGACIHVPPPPPNQIIHVTYEEGFQVQALYDPFWVKGVLRIEETETEVGDSSYAMDALEIVPYEG; via the coding sequence ATGTTGCGCGCGTTTTGTTCCCTGGTGGTGGCGCTCCTGCTGGCCGTTGGTCAGCCGGTGTCGGCGGAGGAGGCCTGGCCGGAAGTGGACTGGCTGGACCTGATGCCCGCCGAGGATCTCGCACTGCTGGAAAATCTGCCCGAAATCGAGCACCAGGGCAACGGCCCCGTGACTCTGCCGGACGAGATCATGACCGGTCGCACGGTGCCGGAATACGATCATCGCAGGGTCCGCATTCCCGGCTTCGTGGTGCCGCTCAAGGTCGACAACGATCAGCGCATCTACGAGTTCTTCCTGGTGCCCTACTACGGGGCCTGCATCCACGTGCCGCCACCCCCGCCCAACCAGATCATCCACGTCACCTACGAGGAAGGCTTCCAGGTCCAAGCGCTGTACGACCCCTTCTGGGTCAAGGGCGTGCTGCGCATTGAGGAGACCGAGACCGAAGTGGGGGATTCCTCCTACGCCATGGACGCCCTGGAAATCGTCCCCTACGAAGGCTGA
- a CDS encoding ZrgA family zinc uptake protein — MPSSRWLAATLFSLPLSLSTQAAEGLGAHVHGQAQLQLAIEGSSVELLLDSPAYNLVGFEHAPQNDAEKAALADTRHWLERTPLLDGADCQLETASASHTLAEADEAHHDHAEAHGHEHEHEHEHEHEHEHEGEHDSHGEFEVIQRLSCDGSVASASLTTPLFERFDALQRLDVQWVGDQGQGAQVLTRERRALSME; from the coding sequence ATGCCCTCGTCGCGCTGGCTTGCCGCCACCCTGTTCAGCCTTCCACTGTCCTTATCCACCCAGGCCGCCGAGGGACTGGGTGCCCATGTTCACGGCCAGGCCCAGCTGCAACTGGCCATCGAGGGATCGTCGGTGGAGCTGCTGCTGGACTCACCGGCCTACAACCTGGTTGGCTTCGAACACGCACCCCAAAACGACGCGGAGAAGGCCGCCCTGGCGGACACCCGCCACTGGCTCGAGCGGACGCCGCTTCTCGACGGTGCCGACTGCCAACTGGAGACCGCCTCGGCCAGTCACACGCTGGCAGAGGCTGACGAAGCGCATCACGACCACGCCGAAGCCCATGGCCACGAGCACGAGCACGAGCACGAGCACGAGCACGAGCACGAGCACGAAGGAGAGCATGACAGCCATGGCGAGTTTGAAGTCATCCAGCGTCTGAGCTGCGACGGCTCAGTGGCGTCCGCCAGCCTGACCACGCCCCTGTTCGAGCGGTTCGACGCCCTGCAGCGCCTGGACGTGCAATGGGTGGGCGATCAGGGCCAGGGCGCTCAGGTCCTGACCCGCGAGCGCCGGGCGCTGTCGATGGAGTAG
- a CDS encoding UPF0149 family protein, translating into MTEQTTMTPALGEFETWANLFTQFKAFSHPSELHGVLCGRLAAGGRLDRKQWREGASEQMGIAPEAAESSEELSTFLDTAYEVTLEALKASDLSFKPLLPEDDYALEERLQALSSWVRGFLEGMAIEASQALGEATGEVRELVEDMVAISQVADGEEDSEEGEQQFNEIMEYVRVGVLTVFTEFNAPEPPADKTLH; encoded by the coding sequence ATGACTGAGCAAACGACCATGACACCGGCCCTCGGTGAGTTCGAGACCTGGGCCAACCTGTTCACCCAATTCAAGGCGTTCAGCCACCCGTCGGAGCTGCACGGGGTCCTGTGCGGACGCCTGGCCGCCGGTGGACGGCTGGATCGCAAACAGTGGCGCGAAGGCGCCAGCGAGCAGATGGGCATCGCCCCGGAAGCGGCGGAGTCCTCCGAAGAGCTGTCGACCTTCCTGGATACGGCCTACGAGGTGACCCTCGAAGCGCTGAAAGCGTCCGACCTCAGCTTCAAGCCGTTGCTGCCGGAAGACGACTACGCCCTGGAAGAGCGCCTGCAGGCGTTGTCGTCCTGGGTACGCGGCTTCCTGGAAGGTATGGCGATCGAGGCCAGCCAGGCGCTGGGCGAGGCCACCGGTGAAGTCCGCGAGCTGGTGGAAGACATGGTCGCCATCAGCCAGGTCGCCGACGGCGAGGAAGACAGCGAGGAAGGCGAGCAGCAGTTCAACGAGATCATGGAATACGTCCGCGTCGGGGTGCTGACCGTCTTTACCGAATTCAACGCCCCCGAACCCCCAGCGGACAAGACCCTGCACTGA
- the pepP gene encoding Xaa-Pro aminopeptidase, translated as MLMPIKEFAARRQALMEQMAENSIAIVPAAPERVRNRDVLHPFRQDSDFQYLTGFGEPEAVLVLIPGREHGESVLFCRERDPAKELWDGFLVGQEGAIERYGFDDAFPIADIDDILPGMIEGRSRVYYPLGKDKTFDSQVMDWVKTIRSKVRTGANPPGELVALEHTLHDMRLFKSPAEIKVMAKAGEISAEAHCNAMKRARQGGYEYNLEATLNHTFMEHGARSTAYPSIVGSGANGCILHYIENSAPLRDGDLVLIDAGCELECYASDITRTFPVSGRFSDPQRAVYEVVLAAQYAAIDAVKPGNHWNHPHEAALKVLTQGLIDLGILKGLNLEEALEQEAFRPFFMHRTGHWLGLDVHDVGDYRIGDAWRVLEPGMALTVEPGLYIAPDNTEVDEQWRGIGIRIEDDVVVTKEGCRVLTDAVPKRIDEIEALMAE; from the coding sequence ATGCTGATGCCGATCAAAGAATTTGCCGCCCGTCGCCAGGCGCTCATGGAGCAGATGGCGGAGAACAGCATTGCCATCGTGCCGGCGGCCCCGGAGCGGGTCCGCAACCGCGACGTGCTGCACCCGTTCCGCCAGGACAGCGATTTCCAGTACCTCACCGGGTTCGGTGAACCGGAAGCGGTGCTGGTGTTGATCCCGGGGCGCGAGCACGGCGAATCGGTGCTCTTCTGTCGCGAGCGTGATCCCGCCAAGGAACTCTGGGACGGCTTCCTCGTGGGGCAGGAAGGGGCCATCGAGCGCTATGGCTTCGACGACGCCTTTCCCATCGCCGACATCGACGACATCCTGCCGGGCATGATCGAAGGCCGCAGCCGCGTCTATTACCCACTGGGCAAGGACAAGACCTTCGACAGCCAGGTGATGGACTGGGTCAAGACCATCCGCAGCAAGGTGCGCACCGGCGCCAATCCGCCGGGCGAACTGGTGGCCCTGGAACATACCCTGCACGACATGCGTCTGTTCAAGAGTCCGGCCGAGATCAAGGTTATGGCCAAAGCCGGCGAGATCAGCGCCGAGGCCCACTGTAATGCAATGAAGCGCGCCCGGCAGGGCGGCTACGAGTACAACCTTGAAGCGACCCTGAACCACACCTTCATGGAGCACGGCGCGCGTTCCACGGCCTATCCGTCCATCGTCGGCAGCGGCGCCAACGGCTGCATCCTGCACTACATCGAGAACAGCGCGCCGCTCAGGGACGGCGATCTGGTCCTGATCGACGCGGGCTGCGAGCTGGAGTGCTACGCCTCGGACATTACCCGGACCTTCCCGGTCAGCGGCCGCTTCAGCGATCCCCAGCGGGCGGTCTACGAGGTGGTGCTGGCGGCCCAGTACGCAGCCATCGATGCGGTGAAGCCGGGCAACCACTGGAACCATCCGCACGAGGCGGCGCTGAAAGTGCTGACCCAGGGTCTGATCGACCTGGGCATCCTCAAGGGGCTGAACCTGGAGGAAGCCCTGGAGCAGGAAGCCTTCCGGCCGTTCTTCATGCACCGCACCGGTCACTGGCTGGGGCTGGATGTCCACGACGTGGGCGATTACCGCATCGGCGACGCCTGGCGCGTGCTGGAGCCGGGCATGGCCCTGACCGTCGAACCCGGCCTCTACATTGCTCCGGATAACACCGAGGTGGACGAACAGTGGCGCGGGATTGGCATCCGCATCGAGGACGACGTGGTGGTCACCAAAGAGGGGTGCCGCGTGCTGACCGACGCCGTGCCCAAGCGCATCGACGAGATTGAAGCGCTGATGGCCGAATAA
- the ubiH gene encoding 2-octaprenyl-6-methoxyphenyl hydroxylase — MSEPAASPFDTDVLIAGGGLAGATLALALSRRLPHLQVTVVEAYPLAADATPDAYQPSYDARSTALAWGSRLIYDGLDLWPQLAGGAMPIRHIHVSDRGRFGATRLAAEEHGQDALGYVVDNRLMGLALMQALAERPQVHWRAPARVMDVIPQPSGVSAILDMDGSRAAVTAQCVVVADGGRSGLRERLGFRADTRDYGQHALIANVSTRQPHAGTAYERFTDAGPMALLPRGRPGAAACDSALVWTLNDHDLEQVLAGSDADRLALLQARFGWRQGRFTRIGECSHYPLKLTTVPEAARPGMVLVGNAAHTLHPVAGQGFNLALRGLMGLVEQFEKADTAGTPLGHLGVLQAYQDEHRRDWQETVRFSDSLIQVFGARSRALAAARDAGLVGLDLVPGARRWFARRAMGLGRFTRGIGDER, encoded by the coding sequence GTGAGCGAACCGGCCGCGTCCCCGTTCGATACCGATGTGCTGATCGCCGGCGGCGGCCTGGCGGGCGCTACCCTGGCGCTGGCCCTGTCCCGGCGATTGCCGCATCTCCAGGTCACTGTCGTGGAGGCCTATCCGCTGGCGGCCGACGCCACACCGGACGCCTACCAGCCCAGTTACGATGCCCGTTCCACGGCGTTGGCCTGGGGCTCACGGCTGATCTACGACGGCCTCGACCTGTGGCCGCAACTGGCCGGCGGGGCCATGCCCATCCGCCATATCCACGTCTCGGATCGCGGTCGCTTCGGTGCCACCCGCCTGGCGGCGGAAGAGCACGGCCAGGACGCCCTGGGCTACGTGGTGGATAACCGGCTGATGGGGCTGGCGCTGATGCAGGCGCTGGCCGAGCGGCCGCAGGTTCACTGGCGGGCACCGGCCAGGGTGATGGATGTCATCCCGCAGCCGTCCGGCGTCAGCGCTATCCTGGATATGGATGGGAGCCGCGCGGCGGTCACCGCCCAATGCGTGGTGGTCGCCGACGGTGGTCGTTCCGGCTTGCGCGAGCGTCTTGGCTTCCGCGCCGATACCCGCGACTACGGCCAGCACGCCCTGATTGCCAACGTCTCCACCCGTCAGCCCCACGCCGGCACCGCGTACGAGCGGTTCACCGACGCCGGTCCCATGGCGCTCCTGCCTCGGGGGCGTCCGGGCGCGGCCGCCTGCGACTCGGCGCTGGTCTGGACCCTGAACGACCACGACCTGGAGCAGGTGCTGGCCGGCTCCGACGCCGACCGCCTGGCCCTGCTGCAGGCCCGTTTTGGCTGGCGCCAGGGGCGCTTCACACGCATCGGTGAGTGTAGTCATTACCCGCTGAAGCTGACCACCGTGCCGGAAGCGGCACGCCCGGGCATGGTGCTGGTGGGCAATGCCGCCCACACCCTGCATCCGGTCGCCGGTCAGGGATTCAACCTGGCGCTGCGCGGGTTGATGGGGCTGGTGGAACAGTTTGAGAAGGCCGACACGGCCGGCACGCCGCTCGGGCACCTGGGCGTGCTGCAGGCGTATCAGGACGAGCACCGCCGCGACTGGCAGGAAACCGTTCGCTTTTCCGACAGCCTGATCCAGGTGTTCGGGGCACGTTCGCGAGCCCTGGCCGCGGCCCGCGACGCCGGTCTGGTGGGGCTCGACCTGGTCCCGGGCGCGCGCCGCTGGTTCGCCCGTCGTGCCATGGGGCTGGGGCGCTTTACGAGAGGGATTGGCGATGAGCGCTAG
- a CDS encoding FAD-dependent oxidoreductase translates to MSARQHFDILVVGGGMTGAAAALGLARQGWQVALVESQPRLVWSEALAPADGVDAFEPRVSALALASQRLLSELGVWPAVTARRHCPYAHMDVWDGDGTGRIRFEAAELGVSALGAIVENRILVQALMAAVMDSDIELIDGVTVSGWWEQGHERGIRLDDGRHLQAALVVAADGPNSRLRQWTGLPTREWDYDQQGIVCTVRTTQSHDHTAWQRFTPTGPLAFLPLANEAEERCYSSIVWSQDTAEARRLMALDDAAFAAELEVAIERRLGAVEQVSRRHAFPLRQRHAKDYVRPGLVLIGDAAHTIHPLAGQGVNLGYGDVRALLDELGRARDTGLPADEPLVLSRYQRRRKGENLAMMAAMEGFKQLFARDELPLRWMRNAGMRWLDEAGPLKNRLAAQAMGLE, encoded by the coding sequence ATGAGCGCTAGACAGCACTTCGACATCCTGGTGGTCGGCGGCGGCATGACCGGCGCAGCGGCTGCCCTGGGATTGGCCCGGCAGGGATGGCAGGTCGCGCTGGTGGAAAGCCAGCCCCGTTTGGTCTGGTCGGAGGCGTTGGCTCCGGCCGACGGCGTGGACGCTTTCGAACCCCGGGTCAGTGCCCTGGCGCTGGCCAGCCAGCGCCTGCTCAGCGAGCTGGGTGTCTGGCCGGCGGTAACCGCCCGGCGCCATTGCCCGTATGCGCATATGGACGTCTGGGACGGCGATGGCACTGGCCGAATCCGCTTTGAGGCGGCTGAGCTGGGCGTATCGGCGCTGGGCGCCATTGTCGAGAACCGTATCCTGGTGCAAGCCCTGATGGCCGCGGTGATGGACAGCGACATCGAGCTGATCGATGGCGTGACCGTTAGCGGCTGGTGGGAGCAAGGTCACGAACGCGGCATCCGCCTGGATGACGGCCGCCACCTGCAGGCGGCGCTGGTGGTTGCGGCGGACGGTCCCAATTCCCGTCTGCGCCAGTGGACCGGCCTGCCCACCCGTGAGTGGGACTACGACCAGCAGGGCATCGTCTGCACAGTGAGAACCACCCAGAGTCACGATCACACCGCCTGGCAGCGTTTCACGCCGACCGGCCCGCTGGCGTTTCTGCCGCTGGCAAACGAGGCGGAGGAGCGCTGTTACAGCTCCATCGTCTGGTCCCAGGATACCGCCGAGGCGCGTCGCCTGATGGCGCTCGACGACGCCGCCTTTGCCGCTGAGCTGGAGGTCGCCATCGAACGGCGTCTCGGTGCGGTGGAGCAGGTCTCCAGACGCCATGCTTTTCCGCTGCGCCAGCGTCACGCCAAGGACTACGTGCGCCCGGGCCTGGTACTGATTGGTGATGCCGCCCACACCATCCACCCGCTGGCGGGCCAGGGCGTGAACCTGGGCTACGGCGACGTGCGCGCCTTGCTGGACGAACTGGGACGGGCCCGCGATACGGGGTTGCCCGCCGATGAGCCCCTGGTGCTGTCACGCTACCAGCGCCGCCGCAAGGGTGAGAACCTGGCGATGATGGCGGCAATGGAAGGCTTCAAGCAGCTGTTCGCGAGGGATGAGTTGCCGCTGCGCTGGATGCGCAACGCCGGTATGCGCTGGCTGGATGAGGCCGGGCCGCTCAAGAACCGGTTGGCGGCCCAGGCGATGGGGTTGGAATAA
- a CDS encoding 16S rRNA (uracil(1498)-N(3))-methyltransferase, which produces MNLGLLFDDDFVAEDRVVLRDRRRNHLAGVLNAEVGDRIPVGRVDGLMGHGELTHLDDREAHLTVHLDTPPPEPLPLSLVLAMPRPKMLRRVLQTCASLGVKDIWLINAYKVEKSFWQTPWLQAEHLRENLTLGLEQARDTRLPEVHIRQRFKPFVEDELPELMARRPGLIAHPGTDTPCPTHLSEPATLCIGPEGGFIPYEVDKIIEAGAEAVHLGSRILRVETAVPVLVSRLYDGCLY; this is translated from the coding sequence ATGAACCTGGGGCTCCTGTTTGACGACGACTTCGTCGCCGAAGACCGCGTGGTGCTGCGCGACCGCCGGCGCAATCATCTGGCCGGCGTGCTTAACGCCGAAGTCGGCGACCGCATCCCCGTGGGGCGCGTGGATGGCCTGATGGGCCACGGCGAACTCACCCACCTGGATGATCGCGAAGCCCACCTCACGGTACACCTGGATACGCCGCCGCCGGAGCCCCTGCCGCTGAGCCTGGTACTGGCCATGCCGCGACCCAAGATGCTGCGCCGGGTGCTGCAGACCTGCGCCAGTCTGGGCGTCAAGGACATCTGGCTGATCAACGCCTACAAGGTGGAAAAGAGCTTCTGGCAGACCCCCTGGCTGCAGGCGGAACACCTGCGGGAGAACCTGACGCTGGGCCTGGAGCAGGCCCGCGATACGCGCCTGCCTGAAGTCCACATCCGCCAGCGCTTCAAACCGTTTGTGGAAGACGAGCTGCCGGAACTGATGGCCCGGCGTCCGGGGCTGATCGCGCACCCTGGCACCGACACGCCCTGCCCCACGCATCTGTCAGAACCCGCCACCCTGTGCATCGGCCCCGAGGGCGGTTTCATTCCCTACGAAGTGGACAAAATCATCGAGGCGGGTGCCGAAGCGGTTCATCTGGGGTCCCGCATCCTGCGCGTGGAGACCGCGGTGCCGGTGTTGGTGAGTCGGCTTTATGATGGGTGTTTGTATTAG
- the tatC gene encoding twin-arginine translocase subunit TatC, translating to MSLIDHLLELRNRLLKVVLAVLVCFAAIYPFANELYLWLSQPLRDLLPEGQVMIATDVTSPFFAPLKLALVVAVFAAIPYILYQVWSFIAPGLYRHEKRLAFPLLFSSVLLFYLGAVFAYFVVFPLVFGFFTSIGPEGISEMPDISSYLTFVLKMFFAFGVAFEIPIAVILMILAGITTPEDLAAKRPYVVVGCFIIGMLLTPPDIISQTLLALPMWILFELGILFGRLARRPETADDAS from the coding sequence ATGTCGCTGATCGACCATCTGCTGGAGCTGCGCAATCGCCTGCTCAAGGTGGTCCTGGCGGTTCTGGTCTGTTTCGCGGCGATCTACCCGTTCGCCAACGAGCTCTACCTGTGGCTGTCCCAGCCGCTACGCGACCTGCTGCCGGAAGGCCAGGTGATGATCGCCACCGACGTCACCTCGCCGTTCTTCGCACCGCTCAAGCTGGCGCTGGTGGTGGCGGTGTTCGCGGCCATTCCCTACATCCTGTATCAGGTCTGGAGCTTCATCGCGCCGGGCCTGTACCGCCATGAGAAGCGGCTGGCGTTTCCGCTGCTGTTCTCGTCGGTGCTGCTGTTCTACCTGGGCGCGGTGTTCGCCTATTTCGTGGTGTTTCCGCTGGTGTTCGGCTTCTTCACCAGTATCGGTCCGGAAGGCATTTCCGAGATGCCGGACATCAGCAGCTACCTCACGTTCGTGCTGAAGATGTTCTTCGCCTTCGGCGTGGCGTTCGAGATCCCCATTGCCGTGATCCTGATGATCCTGGCCGGCATCACCACGCCCGAGGATCTGGCCGCCAAGCGTCCCTACGTGGTGGTGGGCTGCTTCATCATCGGCATGCTGCTGACCCCGCCGGACATCATCTCCCAGACCCTGCTGGCCCTGCCCATGTGGATCCTGTTCGAGCTGGGCATCCTGTTTGGCCGACTGGCCCGTCGCCCGGAGACGGCTGACGACGCGTCATGA